In a single window of the Acyrthosiphon pisum isolate AL4f chromosome X, pea_aphid_22Mar2018_4r6ur, whole genome shotgun sequence genome:
- the LOC103308016 gene encoding 52 kDa repressor of the inhibitor of the protein kinase-like, whose amino-acid sequence MTRKVEQNRQKLIPIIETILFCGLQNISLRGHRDDGSINSVDDDIKNQKGNFKALLEFRINAGDQILKEHFKSATKNTTYITDETTDVSISEQFSFCVRYFDSDTCSIREHFLGFTKVEHVTGEYLADTIIQILKEKNLDLALLRGQGYDGAANISGAFKGVQSRIASLQPLAFYTHCANHRLNLVLSKVSTVPSIRNTVGIITNIYNFLRESALRTQLLSEKITELFPHQKAVKAKKLCETRWVERHDGILHFLEILPAIIVTLDELSLSNHTGSNAQSLSAAICKFEFLISLKILTTFLAINLPLSMLLQSINIDYTQSIEMINNVKNVLTTIRENSKTEFKNIFEETTLIARKMDVDIRIPRVTKTQCHRANTKPQSTDLSEFYHVNYFLPYLDYLIVIPITTASAERSFSSLKRIKTYLRSTMSQERLNGLAMLHINKDIQVKPGEVLDVFAKKHKRKLQFDL is encoded by the exons ATGACACGTAAAGTTGAACAAAATAGGCAAAAATTAATCCCTATTATTGAAACCATACTATTTTGTGGCCTACAAAATATATCCTTACGCGGTCATAGAGATGATGGTTCTATAAATTCTGTTGATGAcgatatcaaaaatcaaaaaggAAATTTTAAGGCTTTATTAGAATTTCGTATTAATGCTGGAGATCAAATTCTAAAAGAGCATTTCAAATCTGcaacaaaaaatactacctatatta ctGATGAGACGACTGACGTAAGTATTTctgaacaattttcattttgtgTTCGGTATTTTGATTCGGACACATGCTCAATACGGGAACATTTTCTTGGATTCACAAAGGTTGAACATGTAACTGGTGAATATTTAGCTGAcactattatacaaatattaaaagaaaaaaatttagatcTTGCTCTGCTTCGAGGACAAGGATATGATGGTGCCGCGAATATAAGTGGTGCGTTTAAAGGAGTACAATCTAGAATTGCAAGTTTACAGCCTCTTGCATTTTATACTCACTGTGCCAACCACAGATTAAATTTAGTGCTCAGTAAAGTAAGCACTGTACCTTCAATTCGCAACACAGTcggaataataacaaatatttataacttcttAAGGGAATCTGCTTTAAGAACTCAACTTTTGAGTGAAAAAATTACAGAACTTTTTCCACATCAAAAAGCAGTAAAAGCTAAAAAGTTGTGTGAAACACGTTGGGTCGAAAGACATGAtggaattttacattttttggaaatattaccAGCTATAATAGTTACATTAGACGAATTAAGCCTTAGCAACCATACAGGAAGCAATGCACAATCTCTATCTGCAGCTAtttgtaaatttgaatttttgatttccttaaaaatattaacgacATTTTTAGCCATAAATCTTCCACTTTCAATGCTGTTACAGAGTATTAATATTGACTATACACAATCGATAGAAATGATCaacaatgttaaaaatgtattaactacaATAAGAGAAAATTCAAAAAcggaatttaaaaacatttttgaagaaACAACATTAATTGCAAGAAAAATGGACGTTGATATAAGGATTCCAAGAGTAACAAAAACACAATGTCACCGTGCAAACACTAAGCCCCAATCAACTGATTTATCTGAATTCTACCACGTTAACTATTTTCTACCTTATTTGGATTATCTTAT TGTGATACCTATAACAACAGCAAGTGCTGAAAGGTCATTTAGTTctttaaaaagaattaaaactTACCTACGATCGACAATGAGCCAGGAAAGACTTAACGGCTTAGCAATGTTGcatataaataaagatattcAAGTAAAACCAGGAGAAGTACTAGATGTGTTTGCTAAAAAACATAAACGAAAACTTCAATTCGACCTATGA
- the LOC103308020 gene encoding uncharacterized protein LOC103308020 yields the protein MDAQGNAPNNQNVVDNANPVVDAIANMRLPAFWKRSPTLWFNYAESTFVTHRVTANATKVHFVVSALDEEAVRNIGDLLNAAASYSDIRTRLISAYEVPKALLFREIVKPGGLGDRRPSQLLRDMRNSMPPSIGEDALKKFWLQKLPSNVPAILVGLGAQLDELAARADRILDVSNPQSLDVLSKEQFSDLAGAVSALSQQVRSLTKIVNSTEGPSRSRSRAPARSDAEQPEKMFFYHAKFGKRARACHSPCSFKQEPREGPTSAPAEN from the coding sequence ATGGACGCGCAAGGTAACGCGCCTAACAACCAGAACGTCGTTGACAACGCGAACCCAGTCGTCGACGCCATCGCGAACATGCGGCTTCCGGCATTTTGGAAGCGCTCCCCGACCCTGTGGTTCAATTACGCGGAGTCCACGTTCGTAACGCATCGCGTCACTGCCAACGCGACCAAAGTACATTTCGTCGTCAGCGCTCTAGATGAAGAAGCAGTGCGAAACATCGGCGACCTTCTGAACGCGGCCGCCTCCTACTCCGACATTCGCACACGTCTCATCAGCGCCTATGAGGTGCCCAAAGCGCTGCTGTTCCGCGAAATTGTTAAGCCCGGAGGTTTGGGTGACCGCCGACCGTCGCAGCTACTTCGTGACATGCGCAACAGCATGCCACCCAGCATAGGCGAAGAcgcgttaaaaaaattttggctACAGAAACTCCCGTCGAACGTTCCCGCCATCCTCGTGGGTCTCGGCGCACAGTTGGACGAACTGGCCGCACGCGCAGACCGTATTTTGGACGTGTCCAACCCGCAGAGCCTTGATGTCCTATCCAAAGAACAGTTTAGCGACCTGGCCGGCGCTGTGTCCGCGTTGTCACAGCAAGTCAGGTCCCTCACGAAAATCGTCAACTCCACAGAAGGGCCATCGCGATCACGGTCACGAGCACCCGCGCGTTCGGACGCAGAGCAGCCggagaaaatgtttttttaccaCGCTAAGTTCGGCAAGAGGGCACGCGCTTGTCACTCACCGTGCAGTTTCAAGCAAGAGCCACGCGAAGGTCCCACGTCCGCGCCTGCGGAAAACTAA